A portion of the Deinococcus peraridilitoris DSM 19664 genome contains these proteins:
- a CDS encoding 3-keto-5-aminohexanoate cleavage protein has protein sequence MYLIACLNGNRTRQEHPHLPCSPRELARAGLEAVQACAHALHVHPRNALGRPSLDAVDIGAALDALRAACPGTPLGVSTTLGIERDPVRRLTLVRGWTVRPDFASVNFWEPGAVELSRTLLTMGVGVEAGLSSAPDARALLQSGLFQGCLRVMLELEEQTDLPEALRVTREMQDVLGEAWPQVPRLLHGVNATAWPLLHTALAWNFQARIGFEDTLLLPGGQLAPSNADQIRAAYAPGEPPWTS, from the coding sequence ATGTACCTCATAGCGTGCCTCAACGGAAACCGCACCCGGCAGGAGCATCCACATCTTCCGTGCTCGCCCCGGGAACTCGCCCGCGCAGGCCTGGAGGCAGTCCAGGCCTGCGCACACGCCCTGCATGTGCATCCTCGCAATGCGCTTGGCAGGCCTTCCCTGGACGCTGTCGACATCGGCGCGGCCCTGGACGCCCTGCGGGCCGCCTGTCCCGGAACACCGCTGGGCGTCAGCACCACGCTCGGCATCGAACGCGACCCGGTACGGCGCCTGACGCTCGTGCGCGGCTGGACCGTCAGACCGGACTTCGCGTCTGTCAACTTCTGGGAGCCGGGCGCCGTAGAGCTCTCACGCACGCTGCTCACGATGGGCGTGGGCGTCGAGGCGGGCCTGTCCTCGGCACCGGACGCCCGGGCACTCCTACAGAGCGGGCTTTTTCAGGGCTGCCTGCGGGTGATGCTGGAACTCGAGGAGCAGACGGACCTGCCCGAAGCACTCCGGGTCACCCGTGAAATGCAAGACGTACTGGGTGAAGCCTGGCCGCAGGTGCCGCGTTTGCTGCATGGCGTCAACGCCACCGCCTGGCCGCTGCTGCACACCGCGCTCGCCTGGAATTTTCAGGCCCGCATCGGGTTCGAAGATACCTTGTTGCTGCCTGGCGGGCAGCTGGCTCCCAGCAACGCTGATCAGATTCGCGCGGCCTACGCACCGGGCGAACCACCCTGGACATCTTGA
- a CDS encoding RNase H family protein codes for MNHAYADGSQQGEMGGWGVVLLVPGQADAHHSGQVAVNDNGACELFAVLEAVRLAPAGEPLTVHTDATCVRQAIRRGTLHPQQDELGAQVRRLAHERGVTLRVTLDSREARRMQEAHDLATRARLGVLPEPPGRPQVRVRVHRLAWGAEVTLAFRRGGATQRLLLSLPTREGVPPALLALAALVEQARDGEHLNVRIDSALAPGVWTDPTLLVHPAARGVVTEAREEAQRREVTLDFV; via the coding sequence GTGAACCACGCATACGCGGACGGCAGTCAGCAGGGCGAGATGGGTGGTTGGGGGGTGGTGCTGCTTGTGCCCGGGCAGGCCGACGCGCACCACAGTGGTCAGGTCGCCGTGAACGACAACGGCGCGTGCGAACTGTTTGCGGTGCTCGAAGCGGTGCGTCTGGCGCCCGCCGGTGAGCCGCTCACCGTTCATACCGACGCGACCTGCGTCAGGCAGGCGATCCGGCGCGGCACGCTGCATCCCCAGCAGGATGAACTCGGTGCGCAGGTCCGCCGGCTGGCGCACGAGCGTGGGGTGACGCTTCGCGTGACGCTCGATTCACGCGAAGCGCGCCGCATGCAGGAAGCCCATGATCTGGCGACCAGAGCGCGTCTCGGTGTACTTCCCGAGCCTCCCGGACGCCCTCAGGTGCGGGTGCGGGTACACAGGCTGGCTTGGGGCGCCGAGGTGACGCTGGCTTTCCGGCGCGGCGGGGCCACACAGCGTCTGCTGCTGTCACTGCCCACGCGCGAGGGCGTACCGCCCGCACTGCTCGCCCTGGCAGCGCTGGTAGAGCAGGCGCGTGACGGAGAGCACCTGAACGTCCGGATCGATTCGGCACTCGCGCCTGGCGTCTGGACTGACCCGACGCTGCTGGTGCATCCCGCGGCGCGCGGTGTGGTGACCGAAGCGCGCGAGGAAGCCCAGCGGCGTGAAGTCACCCTCGACTTCGTGTAA
- a CDS encoding SRPBCC family protein: protein MTQQKAQRAGQQFTDSPQNMSGVERSVFGALGLGLLVLGVRQRSALGAGLGLLGAVVTAGAALGRSPYNAAIRLRRTNEAGGIHVQQAITIGRPVDELYAFWRSLENLPRFMSHLESVHQREDGSSHWVAKAPAGSSVSWDAQITEEVPGRLIAWKATEDAQVPNEGRVEFRAAPGGRGTEVRVELQYFPPGGTLGAGIARLFGQESGQQIHDDLMRLKRLMEVGFEPTTEGQSSGRAKTQGHVPSDAALSVTRLPSNAEDQNNVRLLGASIGPEKDQGAGDSEAGGTA from the coding sequence ATGACACAGCAAAAAGCACAACGGGCCGGACAGCAATTCACGGACAGCCCGCAGAACATGAGTGGTGTCGAGCGCAGCGTGTTTGGAGCCCTCGGCCTGGGACTGCTGGTGCTGGGCGTGCGTCAGCGCAGCGCGTTGGGGGCCGGTCTGGGGCTGCTGGGTGCGGTCGTGACGGCGGGGGCAGCCTTGGGGAGAAGTCCTTACAACGCCGCCATCCGCTTGCGCCGCACGAACGAAGCGGGCGGTATTCACGTGCAGCAGGCCATCACCATCGGTCGGCCGGTGGATGAACTCTACGCTTTCTGGCGCTCGCTGGAGAATCTGCCGCGCTTTATGAGCCACCTGGAAAGCGTGCATCAGCGCGAGGACGGCAGCTCGCACTGGGTGGCCAAAGCGCCCGCGGGATCGTCGGTTTCGTGGGATGCGCAGATCACCGAGGAAGTTCCCGGGCGCCTGATCGCCTGGAAGGCCACCGAGGACGCTCAGGTTCCCAACGAAGGCCGGGTCGAATTTCGTGCCGCGCCCGGGGGACGCGGCACCGAGGTGCGCGTGGAACTGCAGTACTTTCCGCCCGGGGGCACGTTGGGTGCAGGCATCGCGCGGCTGTTCGGCCAGGAAAGCGGACAGCAGATTCACGATGACCTGATGAGGCTCAAGCGCCTGATGGAAGTGGGTTTCGAACCGACCACCGAAGGGCAATCTTCGGGCCGGGCAAAAACGCAGGGGCACGTTCCCAGCGATGCGGCCTTGTCGGTGACGCGCCTGCCCTCCAACGCCGAGGACCAGAACAACGTCCGCTTGCTGGGCGCTTCAATCGGGCCAGAAAAGGACCAGGGCGCAGGGGACAGTGAGGCGGGCGGTACGGCCTGA
- a CDS encoding SDR family oxidoreductase, protein MTQEKRPQEGQQPQSQQQQEMQKQQSNDGKTLPPQHQDRQPGLETEMTPRPIYIKDSYKAAGKLEGKVALITGGDSGIGRAVAVHFAREGADVCIMYLNENQDAEETKRLVEAEGRRCLAIAGDVGDEQFCQSAVERTVSELGRLDCLVNNAAEQHPQESLTDISSEQLEKTFRTNIFGYFYMAKAALPHLQAGSTIINTSSVTDYKGSPQLLDYSSTKGAIVAFTRSLSMNLVEKGIRVNGVAPGPIWTPLIPATFSEDKVAEFGASVPMKRPGQPAEVAPCFVFLASDDSSYISGQMLHPNGGEVVNS, encoded by the coding sequence ATGACACAGGAAAAACGACCGCAGGAAGGCCAGCAACCGCAAAGCCAGCAGCAGCAGGAAATGCAAAAGCAGCAGTCCAACGACGGGAAGACGCTGCCGCCGCAACATCAGGACCGCCAGCCCGGTCTCGAGACCGAGATGACCCCCCGCCCGATCTACATCAAGGACAGTTACAAGGCAGCCGGCAAGCTGGAGGGCAAGGTCGCACTGATCACCGGCGGGGACAGCGGCATCGGTCGCGCCGTGGCCGTGCATTTTGCGCGTGAGGGTGCGGATGTCTGCATCATGTACCTCAACGAAAATCAGGACGCCGAGGAAACCAAACGTCTGGTGGAAGCCGAGGGTCGGCGCTGTCTGGCAATTGCCGGGGACGTGGGAGATGAGCAGTTCTGCCAGTCGGCAGTAGAGCGTACGGTCTCCGAGCTGGGGCGCCTGGACTGCCTGGTGAACAACGCCGCCGAGCAGCATCCACAAGAATCCCTGACCGACATTTCGAGCGAGCAGCTCGAGAAGACGTTCCGCACCAACATCTTCGGGTACTTCTACATGGCCAAGGCTGCGCTGCCGCACCTGCAGGCGGGCTCGACCATCATCAACACCTCGTCGGTCACGGATTACAAGGGCAGCCCACAGCTGCTGGATTATTCCAGCACCAAGGGCGCCATCGTCGCCTTTACCCGCTCGCTTTCGATGAACCTGGTGGAAAAAGGCATTCGCGTGAACGGGGTAGCGCCCGGTCCCATCTGGACGCCGCTGATTCCCGCCACTTTCTCCGAGGACAAAGTGGCCGAATTCGGCGCGAGCGTTCCCATGAAGCGCCCCGGTCAGCCCGCCGAAGTCGCGCCCTGTTTCGTGTTCCTGGCCTCGGACGACAGCAGTTACATCAGCGGCCAGATGCTGCACCCCAACGGCGGCGAGGTCGTGAACAGCTGA